From Dehalococcoidia bacterium, the proteins below share one genomic window:
- a CDS encoding Glu/Leu/Phe/Val dehydrogenase has product MPEIFELADDLGPAKSIFVHEPRLGLKGLLVIDNVARGPSIGGLRIAPDVTVSECFRLARAMTLKNSAAGLAHGGGKSVIWGDPRMPSEQKEALLRAFAHALRNEPDYIFGPDMGSDESCMAWIKDEIGRAVGLPAALGGIPLDELGATGWGLLHAAEVAAPAAGFALDGARVVIQGFGAVGKHAARFLASRGAVLVGASDSRGAIIKESGLDVEELIAFKQYGASVCDFPGGRKASGDELLDLDCEIWLPAARPDVITVASADRLRAKLVLEGANIPLTAEAEESLHKRGVLCLPDFVANAGGVICAAMEYAGATQTAAFEAIEEKIRANVAAVLAATGQRGITPRSAALELAASGLRRAMSTRRFNIM; this is encoded by the coding sequence GTGCCTGAGATCTTCGAGCTCGCCGACGACCTTGGACCCGCCAAGTCCATCTTCGTCCACGAGCCCCGGCTGGGCCTGAAGGGCTTGCTGGTTATCGACAACGTCGCACGGGGGCCGTCGATCGGCGGCCTGCGGATCGCCCCCGACGTGACCGTCAGCGAGTGCTTCCGCCTGGCCCGGGCGATGACGCTCAAGAACTCCGCCGCCGGCCTCGCCCACGGCGGCGGCAAGTCAGTCATTTGGGGCGACCCGAGGATGCCCTCGGAGCAAAAGGAGGCCTTGCTCCGAGCGTTCGCCCACGCCCTGCGCAATGAACCGGACTACATCTTTGGGCCGGACATGGGCAGCGATGAGAGCTGCATGGCGTGGATCAAGGACGAGATCGGCCGCGCTGTCGGCCTGCCGGCCGCGCTCGGCGGCATCCCCCTGGACGAGCTTGGCGCCACCGGCTGGGGCCTCCTGCACGCGGCCGAGGTTGCCGCGCCCGCTGCCGGGTTCGCCCTCGATGGCGCCCGCGTCGTCATTCAGGGCTTCGGCGCCGTCGGCAAGCACGCCGCGCGCTTCCTCGCATCGCGGGGCGCTGTGCTTGTCGGCGCTTCGGACTCGAGAGGCGCAATCATCAAGGAATCAGGCCTCGACGTCGAAGAGCTCATCGCCTTCAAGCAGTACGGAGCCTCGGTCTGCGATTTCCCCGGCGGCCGCAAGGCCAGCGGCGATGAGCTTCTGGACCTCGATTGTGAGATCTGGCTGCCCGCCGCGCGCCCTGACGTGATCACCGTCGCCAGCGCCGACCGCCTGCGCGCGAAGCTCGTGCTCGAAGGCGCCAATATCCCCCTGACGGCCGAGGCCGAGGAGTCCCTGCACAAGCGGGGCGTCCTCTGCCTGCCCGATTTCGTGGCCAATGCCGGGGGCGTGATCTGCGCAGCGATGGAGTACGCCGGCGCAACCCAGACCGCAGCCTTCGAAGCGATCGAAGAAAAGATCCGCGCCAACGTCGCGGCAGTGCTCGCGGCGACGGGCCAGCGCGGCATCACCCCTCGTTCCGCCGCGCTCGAGTTGGCCGCGTCCGGCCTGCGCCGGGCCATGAGCACCCGGCGCTTCAACATCATGTAA
- a CDS encoding SRPBCC family protein gives MAVSLRRTGTFSCEVSFSTPVSPEVAFDYLADFSKHPEWSQGLLSMTQTSVGEPGPGTTYRTEESAAGSKDITVSEITELQRPRRIAWKAQTEKQSWPTGARSIWSFDIEQEGTGSRVTQRMELIPASRAMVRALFFVADTFFGGTGATPKSVRKNAERLEQRLASMKS, from the coding sequence GTGGCTGTATCTCTCAGGCGCACTGGTACCTTCAGTTGTGAGGTGAGCTTTTCCACCCCGGTATCACCAGAGGTGGCGTTCGACTACCTGGCAGACTTCAGCAAGCATCCGGAGTGGTCGCAGGGCCTTCTCAGCATGACTCAGACCTCCGTGGGTGAACCGGGGCCCGGTACCACTTACCGTACGGAGGAGTCGGCGGCGGGGAGCAAGGACATCACAGTCAGCGAGATCACGGAGCTGCAGAGGCCTCGACGGATTGCCTGGAAGGCCCAGACTGAGAAGCAAAGCTGGCCGACGGGAGCCCGCTCGATCTGGTCGTTCGACATCGAGCAAGAAGGGACGGGCAGCCGCGTCACCCAGCGCATGGAGCTCATACCCGCGAGCCGGGCCATGGTCCGGGCGCTCTTCTTCGTGGCGGACACGTTCTTCGGCGGCACGGGCGCGACGCCCAAGTCCGTGCGAAAGAACGCGGAACGGCTGGAGCAAAGGCTTGCCTCCATGAAGTCATAG
- a CDS encoding LuxR C-terminal-related transcriptional regulator → MTLSGAATHPSALVGREAEFRAAHDLLLHSDVRLLTFVGPGGVGKTRLAVEVAQHLDGHEAFPDGIYLVDLSPLRDAALVLPTVRSLVGALETDTRSPLDALVELLAGRRLLLILDNFEHVLPAAREIGRLLAAVPDMKVVATSREPLRLSLERQVPVGPLALPALDTTNPAELEKAPSVALFAERARATRPNFRLTQDNASLVARLVVRLDGLPLALELMAARAAQLGVATVLDRLERRLPLPVAGARDAPGRHQSLSEAIGWSYELLTPAEQSLFRRLAPFASSLTLEAAEAVLGGEEGLDVLAGLMSLADKSLIEPAPAEDGVSFRLLETVREYALEQLQAVGERDSAFQRHARYYGALAREAAQEIRRHDQTAWVLRLNREIDNLRVAAQWFLDNGEYEAALQFAADLGYYYWITGRLSEGRMLLARALAHADRESTAKAEALVRATTLAFSQGDPEAAHDLAARAERSARRTEDLHEFGWAKLAAGIAAWQRGDIETALAVNQEALDLAVSFGDEVLRADALFQMGVALGPSDPEAAAARLEESVAILRELGGLHGLLYVLTRLAALHLSRGNLDRARSLLQEGFEVAKPGGLPLSTCSQVLFSLTYLAARGFGSRALPLLRGLKRYRDSIGYWLTPMEQAAYDRAVAVGGAELDASAGPESMTRIEEFLAATHALFDEEGSAHAGRRPQPARASGILSPRELEVLTLVAKGMSNRRIAETLVVSENTAKFHVASLLNKLGASTRAEAISRAVALGLLAPGTS, encoded by the coding sequence ATGACGCTTTCCGGCGCTGCGACGCATCCATCGGCGCTCGTCGGGCGCGAGGCCGAGTTCCGGGCGGCCCACGACCTCCTGCTGCACTCGGATGTCCGGCTGCTCACCTTCGTCGGCCCGGGCGGGGTGGGCAAGACGCGTCTCGCTGTCGAAGTCGCCCAGCACCTGGACGGGCACGAGGCCTTTCCTGACGGCATCTACCTGGTTGACCTGTCGCCGCTGCGCGACGCCGCACTCGTCCTGCCGACGGTGCGGTCGCTCGTGGGGGCCCTGGAGACGGACACGCGCTCGCCGCTGGACGCCCTCGTGGAGCTCCTCGCGGGCCGGCGTCTGCTGCTCATCCTCGACAACTTCGAGCACGTGCTGCCGGCCGCCCGCGAGATCGGCAGGCTCCTCGCTGCCGTGCCAGACATGAAGGTGGTCGCGACGAGCCGTGAGCCCTTGCGACTGAGCCTCGAGCGCCAAGTGCCCGTGGGGCCTCTTGCCCTGCCGGCGCTGGACACCACGAATCCCGCGGAGCTGGAGAAGGCGCCTTCGGTGGCGCTCTTCGCCGAGCGCGCCCGCGCCACCCGGCCGAACTTCAGGCTGACGCAGGACAACGCCTCTCTTGTGGCCCGCCTTGTGGTCAGGCTGGATGGCCTGCCCCTTGCCCTCGAGTTGATGGCGGCGCGGGCCGCCCAGCTCGGCGTTGCGACCGTGCTTGACCGCCTCGAGCGACGGTTGCCGTTGCCCGTGGCAGGCGCTCGCGATGCCCCCGGCAGGCACCAGAGCCTGAGCGAGGCGATCGGCTGGAGCTACGAGCTGCTGACGCCGGCGGAGCAGTCGCTATTCCGCCGTCTGGCGCCGTTCGCCTCCAGCCTCACCCTCGAAGCGGCCGAGGCTGTCCTGGGCGGTGAGGAGGGCCTGGATGTCCTCGCCGGGCTGATGTCTCTGGCTGACAAGAGCCTCATCGAACCCGCCCCGGCCGAGGACGGAGTCAGCTTCCGGCTCCTCGAGACGGTCAGGGAGTACGCCCTGGAGCAACTGCAGGCGGTGGGCGAGCGCGACTCCGCCTTTCAGCGCCATGCCCGGTACTACGGCGCGCTGGCGCGGGAGGCCGCTCAGGAGATCCGCCGGCATGACCAGACAGCCTGGGTCCTGCGCCTCAACCGGGAGATAGACAACCTGCGCGTCGCCGCGCAGTGGTTCCTGGACAACGGCGAGTACGAGGCCGCCCTCCAGTTCGCCGCGGACCTCGGCTACTACTACTGGATCACAGGTCGCCTCAGCGAGGGCCGCATGCTTTTGGCGCGCGCGCTGGCCCACGCCGACCGTGAATCGACTGCGAAGGCCGAGGCTCTCGTGCGGGCGACGACGCTCGCCTTCTCCCAGGGCGATCCCGAGGCGGCACATGATCTTGCCGCCCGGGCGGAGCGAAGCGCTCGCCGCACGGAGGACCTGCACGAATTCGGCTGGGCGAAGCTGGCTGCCGGGATCGCCGCCTGGCAGCGGGGAGACATCGAGACCGCCCTGGCGGTGAACCAGGAGGCGCTCGATCTGGCGGTTTCGTTTGGCGATGAAGTCCTCCGCGCGGATGCCCTCTTTCAGATGGGCGTCGCGCTCGGTCCCTCGGATCCGGAGGCTGCTGCTGCACGTCTCGAAGAAAGTGTCGCCATCTTGCGGGAATTGGGAGGCCTGCATGGCCTGCTCTATGTGCTTACCCGGCTGGCAGCCCTCCACCTTTCGAGGGGGAATCTCGATCGAGCCCGCTCGCTGCTGCAGGAGGGCTTCGAGGTGGCGAAGCCCGGCGGCCTGCCGCTCTCGACCTGCAGCCAGGTGTTGTTCTCTCTCACCTACCTCGCGGCGAGGGGGTTCGGCTCGCGCGCGCTTCCCCTGCTGCGAGGCCTCAAGCGCTATCGCGACTCCATCGGCTACTGGCTCACGCCCATGGAACAGGCGGCATACGACAGGGCGGTGGCGGTCGGCGGCGCGGAGCTCGACGCCAGCGCAGGGCCCGAAAGCATGACCCGGATTGAGGAGTTTCTTGCCGCAACCCATGCGCTCTTCGACGAGGAGGGTTCTGCGCACGCAGGCCGGCGACCCCAACCCGCGAGGGCTTCTGGCATCCTGAGCCCTCGCGAGCTCGAGGTCCTGACGCTCGTGGCGAAGGGCATGTCGAACCGGCGCATCGCCGAGACCCTGGTAGTTAGCGAGAACACAGCCAAGTTCCACGTGGCGTCTCTGCTCAACAAGCTCGGCGCATCCACGCGTGCCGAGGCGATCAGCCGCGCCGTCGCCCTGGGCCTGCTGGCGCCCGGGACGTCCTAG